The sequence tttgtttgaatcACAAGGCTATATCGAGATCCTCCGTCTGATTCGCGGAGGCACCGTCGTATGGCTGTTGGCTggacatctttcttcttgccgGACTGGTGCGCGAGGCCTAATCTTGAAATTTGCATGTTTGTTATTGTACGAGTAACTATTCCCGTTCTGAGACCTGAACAGTCGATTATTGCCTAAAACCCTTAATAGAAATAAGTGATTTTGAAATTGCTTCGTGAGTTTCCACCTCTTTCCAATGAATAGAGCAAGTTGGCCTCGAAATGGCTTCATATATCAGTCAACCCTCAAGATGCCTCTGACGGCGGATTTGCAGGACAGATCATACAGTACTTTTGCGAAATGAGGGTGATTACAATTCGGTGTATCTGCGAAggaaccaaaaagaaaacattgCGGACGTGACAAGGTCACATGTCCACAGCTCGTGTCACGTCTGTACTCTTAAATCCCATTCTCTTTGAATAAATGCTTTGCTCGTCATGAGCATCAAGCGTTTTGTACTCTTGTACCTCGAATTTGCCCGAAAATGTCAATTTACCGCTCCAAAGCAGCGATTGACTTGGGAATGTACGGCTCCTCCAGATATTTGATCTCCTCAGGAGATAACTGGACCTTGAGACTGGCAACGGCCTCATCGATACGCTCAGCACTGTGAAGACCAACGATGGGGCACTCGTTCGGGTGACTCAGTGACCATGCCAAAGCAATCTGAGCCATAGTCACACCTTTCTTGCCGGCCAGCTCCTCGACTCGGTCCACGATGGCCTTGTCGGCCTCGGTTTCACGGCTGCGAACCAAGGCCTTCAGAGCCCCGTCGGAGTTCTCACGCACGGTGGAACGGGACCCCCAAGGACGGGCAAGCACACCGCGAGCGATAGGGGACCAAGGAATCAGCCCGACGCCAGTGTCAAGACAATACGGAATCATCTCCCGCTCTTCCTCACGGGCAATCAGGTTGTGGTAGTTCTGCATGCTAATGAACTGGTGCCAGCCATGACGAGCGGCAATGTTCTGCAAGGTTTGGAACTCCCAAGCTGCCATCTAGATGTGCGTTCAACGAGATCATGTCAGCGATGCCAGCCctgagagagaagaaaaaaaaggtgggCGAGGTGAAGTTGTAATCTTCCCAGAGACTTACAGAACTGGCACCAATGTATCGGACCTTGCCGCTCTCAACCACATCATTCAGGGCCTTCATGATCTCTTCGCGAGGGGTCTCACGGTCGAGACGGTGGATTTGCAGCACATCGATGTAGGTACCCAGACGCTTGACGCTAGCATCCACGGCATCGAAGATGTGCTTTCGAGAAAGACCCACGCGGTTGACAAACTCGCCTTCATTTCTCGCGGACGCCATGATGGGTGGGAATTTACCCTGGTCGTCAACGCCGAAAAAGCATTTGGTCATGATCACCACACGGTCACGGGGGATCTCGAGCTTTTTCAATGCCTTGCCCACAACCTCCTCGGATCGACCGTGGGAGTAGATATCCGCCTTGCAAAGATATCAGTCAAGTCCCCAAGATGAATCCTTGTGGTGGAACTGGAATCCCTGCCCAGTTTCTGCACGATCACTCACCGTATCCCAGGTGTTGATGCCCTGCTTGTATGCGTACTCGATCACTTTCAGGGactcttcctcatcgagaACCCAGTCTTGCCACTGTTTGCTACCGAAGCCCATGGTTCCCAAGACGATCTTGGAAATCTTCAATCCCGACTTTCCAAGTCTGGTACGCATTGTGCACGTCAGCCATGTTAGGTCAGGGTGAGCATGCGGTGTCATCTCCTGTCCTTCTTTCTGCGCTTTTCCTCGAGCTGGGGGGTGGCTTACCGTGTATATTCCATTTTCTGATCGGACATTTTGAAATGCTGTCTTGACAACGCAAGTCGATATTTTAagagaagctcttcctcacTGGTCAGTGGATTTCCATGACATCACAATAGACCAGGTGTCATACCTTGCTGACTTTAATGTCGGTAGCTGAAATGATTGAAAGAGCTATCGGCACTCGACGTTCGTCCCAGATGCACTCTTCGCAATTCGTCAGACACGGACACCTAATGCAACGCAGAGGCTAATTGATGCATACACCAAGAGATCACAAGATGAGTCAAGCGGGATAGGTAGGCGGGGTATTTGCACGCAGTCTCTGCGGATGAGTGGGGAATGACCCATCCCGAGTCTGCCGGTCTGAGGACGATCTGCCGATAGCAACAAGCGTTCCAGGTGGCCTTGGCCGATGTATAACCGGTGAGGATTGGGCTACCCATTGCTGTGCATCGTGCGCCAGAATGCGAACAGCTGCGAACCAGTCCCCCTTTTATGTCTACCATGAGACCAATTGTAAATGCACGTTTACGACCTTTGCTTTCGAGCGACTTATCCGTGTGCACCGCGTGTAGGAGGGGTTTGTCGATGAATTTTAACCCCGGGGTGATAACGTACTCAAGTAAGTACTGTACAGCACTACTGTGTTTGACTCAAAGGCCGAGTCAAGCCGTCACCGCAATCGTTGAAAAGATGACTCGACTCGTTTTATTCTTTCATCCGAGTCTCCAATCTCATCTCCGCTCGCCGCTTCCAACTGTGTCAGCTATCCCGTGCTCCAGTCCCAACAGCGGTTTCCTTATCAAGCATAGCGCTTCCACGCTAAGGGGCCAAGCACAGCGCGCGAGCGCGATGCGGGTCTGCACTCTGACTCTACAACTGCAGATGCACACGCAGACACATTCACATTCACCTAATCAGCCCCCCCGTCTTTCTATGGAAATAGAGTAGGTCAAGTACCCAGGTCCTCGCAGGCATCCAAAGACAGACCAGTCTATATCCGTCCACCGTCGCCAGGAAGAAACCGCTGTACTTCCCACTTTCTACTTGCCTACTCATTGTTTCATTGTtccaaaacaagaagaaaaaccaTGAAGGCCTGCACATTTGTCACGGGCAACCCCAACAAGGTGATCGAGGTAACCGCTATTCTGGGAGACACGATTCCAATTCGCACTCTCGCGCTGGATCTCCCCGAAATTCAAGGATCGCTAGAAGAAATTGCACGAGACAAATGTCGACGGGCGACACAGATTGTACTACtacccccttctcctcctcctcctcctcctcctcccccccgTCTTATACAGGCTGAGACATTTCTAATTCTTTCTGGCCCTGTTGAGCATTCACGTACGCTAACTGAGATGAACTgttcatttctctttttaAAAAACAGGTGGATGGACCCGTGATTGTCGAGGACTCTGCATTAGAGTTTTATGCGATGAATAGTCTTCCGGGACCGTACATGTATGCccattattttttttgggagggtgGGAGGAAAATAAGAATGAAAGAAGTCCCGAGACTCTCCATCTGGAGATTTACTAACTATACATTTTTCTGAAAATAAGCAAATACTTCCTCGAAGCGCTCGGAAACGATGGCTTGAACAAACTATTGGCTCCGTACGAGGATAAAAGTGCGGATGCTGTCTGCACTTTTGCGTATTCCTCGGGACCCGACCATGTGCCGATCGTTTTTCAGGGACGACTTCATGTAAGGCAAAGTTAAATCCGTGTTTGCCCTTGCCCGATATGAGAATGCGAGCTGACGGTGATCATTCTTCAAAGGGTACAATTGTGCCGGCAAGAGGGCCGCCCGTATTCGGTGTGTACGGTATCGCTGTGTGCAATATTTGGATCAAAGGCTAATTGCTATGGCACGGCAAGGATGGGAGCCGATCTTCGAGCACCAAGGGGAGACTTTGGCTGAGATGGCGCATCAAAAGAAGGTATgaaacctcccccctccccctctaGGTCACCTTGGCTATTGAAAGGGACTTGAACATGATTCTGttggataaaaaaaaggagatgcCTGGCTGAcgttgaagaagaacaactTGTCCCAT comes from Penicillium oxalicum strain HP7-1 chromosome I, whole genome shotgun sequence and encodes:
- a CDS encoding Versiconal hemiacetal acetate reductase yields the protein MSDQKMEYTRLGKSGLKISKIVLGTMGFGSKQWQDWVLDEEESLKVIEYAYKQGINTWDTADIYSHGRSEEVVGKALKKLEIPRDRVVIMTKCFFGVDDQGKFPPIMASARNEGEFVNRVGLSRKHIFDAVDASVKRLGTYIDVLQIHRLDRETPREEIMKALNDVVESGKVRYIGASSMAAWEFQTLQNIAARHGWHQFISMQNYHNLIAREEEREMIPYCLDTGVGLIPWSPIARGVLARPWGSRSTVRENSDGALKALVRSRETEADKAIVDRVEELAGKKGVTMAQIALAWSLSHPNECPIVGLHSAERIDEAVASLKVQLSPEEIKYLEEPYIPKSIAALER
- a CDS encoding Inosine triphosphate pyrophosphatase; translation: MKACTFVTGNPNKVIEVTAILGDTIPIRTLALDLPEIQGSLEEIARDKCRRATQIVDGPVIVEDSALEFYAMNSLPGPYIKYFLEALGNDGLNKLLAPYEDKSADAVCTFAYSSGPDHVPIVFQGRLHGTIVPARGPPVFGVYGIAVCNIWIKG